In one Nicotiana tomentosiformis chromosome 6, ASM39032v3, whole genome shotgun sequence genomic region, the following are encoded:
- the LOC138894179 gene encoding uncharacterized protein: protein MQKGRVIAYALHQLKPHKKNYPIHDLELVAIVHALKIWKHYLNGVSCEANVVADALSRKAVSMGSLAFIHVGEKSLALDVQALANQERQYDDPHLLVLKNTVQHGDAKDDGIIENAGSDLCAKCRWTVGFDS, encoded by the exons ATGcagaagggtagagtgattgcttatgctttgcaccagttgaagccacataaaaagaactaccctattcatgatttagaattagtagccattgttcatgcattgaagatttggaagcactATCTCAATGGTGTGTCTtgcgag gccaatgtggtggctgatgccttgagtagaaaggcggtgagtatgggtagccttgctttcATTCATGTTGGGGAGAAGTcacttgcattagatgttcaggccttagctaacca agagcgccagtatgatgatccccatttgcttgtcctgaagaacacagttcagcacggcgatgccaaagaTGATGGGATTATTGAGAATGCAGGctcggatttgtgtgccaaatgtagatggactGTGGGatttgattcttga
- the LOC104091270 gene encoding uncharacterized protein: MADWGPVLIAVVLFVLLTPGLLFQLPGRGKVVEFGNMQTSGASILVHTIIYFGVITIFLLAIGVHVYAG; the protein is encoded by the coding sequence ATGGCGGACTGGGGCCCAGTGTTGATAGCAGTGGTGCTGTTTGTGCTGTTAACTCCGGGCCTATTATTCCAGCTTCCCGGCCGTGGAAAAGTAGTTGAATTCGGAAATATGCAAACTAGCGGCGCCTCCATTTTGGTCCATACCATTATTTATTTTGGCGTCATCACTATCTTCCTCCTCGCCATTGGCGTCCATGTCTATGCTGGCTAA